From Shewanella acanthi:
CCGTAACCTCGACTGATCACCCCAGGGTTAAAACCATGATGTCTCAGCAATTCGATAAGATAAATGACGGTTGGCGTTTTACCACTCCCCCCGACGGTAATATTACCAACAATAATAATGGGCACAGGAAGCTGGGTTTGAGACTTAATTCCTAAACGAAATAAACTGCGACGGAAAGTCGTGATAAGCGCAAACAGTAAAGAAAATGGCAGTAACAGCCACCGTAATGGGTGGCCTTGATACCAAATTTTATTAACCAGCGACTGCATTTAGCTACCAAACTGCATTTGATAAAGCTTGGCGTACATTCCGCCCTGCTCTAACAACGACTTATGGTTGCCACGTTCGACGATTCTGCCCTGCTCGACCACGAGGATTTGGTCGGCATTTTCAATCGTCGAAAGACGGTGAGCAATCACCAATGAGGTACGGTTTTGCCGCAGGTTATCTAAACCCTGCTGGATGGCTTTTTCAGACTCAGTATCCAGTGCAGAGGTTGCCTCATCAAGGATAAGCACCGGCGCATCACGGAGCATCGCACGGGCAATCGCGATACGTTGACGTTGACCACCCGAGAGGAGTACACCGTTTTCACCCACTTGGGTATCTAAGCCCTCGGGCAATTGGTCAATAAACTCCATTGCATGAGCAAGCGTCGCCGCTTCGATAATCTGTTCGCGGGTCACTTCTCCGGGATATGCATAGGCGATGTTGTTGGCAATCGTATCGTTAAACAACGTCACCTGCTGCGACACTAATGCCACTTGATTACGCAATGATTTCAACGAGTAATCGTAAATACTGACATCATCGAGCTTAATATCACCCGACTCTAATCCGGTATAGAAACGGGTCACTAAACTGGCAATGGTCGATTTACCCGAACCTGAGCGCCCCACCAGTGCCAGTGTCTGGCCCTGAGTCACCTCAAAATCGATATTATCCAGCGCAAGGCGCTCCTGCCCTGGATAGCTAAAGGTCACGCCGCTAAAGCGCAGGTTCCCCTGAGCACGCTCGATAGAATAAGTACCCGTATCCGATTCGGGCGATGAGTCAAGCAACTCAAATACTGTGGTACAAGCCGCAATACCCCGTTGGAACTCGGCATTAACGCGAGTAAGGTTTTTAATAGGTTGCAACATGGCCATCATGGCACCAAGAATGGTCGCGAAGGTACCCGCGGTAAGCTCAGACTTCATGCCATCAAAACTTGCCGCATAGAGCACAAAGGCCAAGGCAAAAGAGCCTATGACCATAATAAGCGGCTGACTGATGGCTTGCGCTACGGCCAACTTCATGTTTTGGTGACGGTTTCTATCGTTCACCTTAGCAAAGCGCGCCGTTTCGGTTTCTTGTCCACCAAAGGCAAGGACGTTTTTGTGGCCTTTGATCATCTGCTCGGTCGCCGCGCTAACATCACCCATCGCAGTTTGGATCTGCTTAGACACTTTGCGGAAACGACGACTCACAATGGTGATCACTAAGCCCATCACAGGACCTATCACTAAGATACAGAGTGACAGCTTCCAAGAATTGTAAAACATCAGTGCCAGCATCCCAATCACGGTCACACCGTCACGGACAATCGAAATCAAGGCACTGCCCGATGCACGGGCGATTTGCTCGGTATCGAAGGTCACTTTCGAAATTAGGTTACCGGTATTTTCCTTATCCATAAAACTGACGGGAAGTCTAAGATAATGTTCAAATACTTGCTGACGCATATTCATAATGAGCTGGGAGCTCATGTAAGAAATACCATAGGTCGAGACAAAGTTTGCAAAACCGCGCAGGGCAAACATGCCGATGACCACCAGCGGTGCCATCAGCAGCACCTTGTTATCGGCACTGAATCCCTGATTAGCGGGTAAGGCAATACCGTTACTGATTGCAGGGGCGCTGCTAAAGCCCTTATCAATAAAAGGGCCAATAAAAGAGATAAACGCCGCGTCGACCAAGCCGTAAACAATGAGGCCTGCGACTGAAAGCATAAACATGCCTTTCATGGGTTTGAGATAGCCGAGTAATCGTTTGAATACTACCCACATTTCGTCATTAGGAGATGCTGTCATGGAAAACACTAAATTATGGCAAAGTGCCCATTCTACTCTGGATTAATCAAGTCACCAAATCTAAACAAACGGTTATACCAAAATGGCGCCAAATCCTGCCGATAGGTTTTCACTATTGGCCCATTTTCATCAATAGTCACACTGATTTGCCCTGTTATCCCCGTAGTGAAAGTGTCAATACCCAGCGCCTGATATCGGTTGAGCACATCCGCTTTTGGAAAACCGTAACGATTTTCTAACCCTGCGGGGAAGAGCGCGATTTGCGGATTTACGGCTTGAATAAATGCTTGAGTAGAAGAAGTGCGACTGCCATGATGCGGTGCAATCAACAGCTGACTCTCAAGCTTAAGAACTGAGGATTCATTGAGAGCCATTAAGGCTTGCTCGGCCTGCGCCTCAATATCACCAGTTAACAGTACACTGTGCCTTCCATCATCAATCCGTAGTACGCAAGAACTGTTGTTGCCTGAAAAATGCTGCTGAGCCACCCAATGTAACTTAAGTGATTGCCACTCCTTTTGCTTGATATGACAGGGCTTGGCATTAATCGAGGATACATCACTGATTCGAGTTGCCATAGGGAATCGTTCTATTAAACTGCTGGCTCCTCCAGCATGATCATTATCACTGTGGCTGACAAAAATGTAGTCTATTTCATTAAGACCTCGATAATGCAAAAAGGGGATGATGACACGCTCGCTATAACTAAAATCCTCACCATAACTTGCGCCGGTATCATAAATTAGTGCCCTACCGTCCTTTTCAACTACGACGGCAAGCCCCTGACCCACATCGAGTAGATGTACATTCCACGGATAAGACCTCGGCTGAAACCATTGTCCAGCATACAATCCCATTGGCAGTAACAATAACGTCATTAACATATGCCATTGCCAATATTGACGTTCCCTCGGCAGATATCGCCAGACAATCCCCGCGAGGATAACCAAAAAGGTCAGCCCAAGTAGTCTATCGGGAGTAACTTGCCAATATGCGGGCAAATCAGCTGAGTGCTCTAGCAAATAGGCATAGGGTTTCAGTGTCCAATCTGCCATTTGAAGCAATCCTAACCAGGATTGGCTAATGAGCAACCCGATACACCAAATCACAAAACTCAATATGGCAAGCGGGATAACGATGAAGCTAAACCAAGGCACGACAAGCAAATTTATCCAAAGACTGTGAATACTCACGCCCCCAAACAATATGGCCTGTAGGACGCCCAAAAAAAGCGTTAATCGCCATTGAATGGCCCAAAACTGCCAGAGCTTAGGTTTTAATCGCCCCCAAAGCGTGCTCTCTTGCGTCACACTTAGTGTTATTTCCTTAGTCATTAAGGGCGTATCTATAGTGAGAATAATAATGCAAAGGGCACAGAAGGATAACCAAAATCCCATACTCAGGCAGGACAAAGGGTCAATCAGTAACACCACGAAAAGAGCAAACAGTAATCGATCCCAAGTCGTTGAAAAACGACTGAAAAGGCTGAGGAAAATAATTAATAAAATCATCACAATGGCCCGCTGAGTTGGGATCCCAAACCCCGCTAGATAGGCATAAAGCAGCGCAGCGAGTCCAGAGAACACCACGCTAATAGCCCAGTTTCGGCGGCCAAAGGTAGGTGCAAAATAACATAGGCTGAAAAAGGAGATGGCGTAAAACCAAGCACAGACCACCGAGAGGTGTAAACCCGATATTGCCACTAAATGCCCAGTACCAGTCTGCCTTAAATCCTGCCATTTATCCTGTGTAATTAGGCTCTTATCGCCAAGCAGTAGTGCGAGTAAGATATCCCCTTGAGATAAGTGGCTAAGCTCTGGTGACAATCGTTCAATCAAGTGGCTTCTTAAGGAATATCGCGATTCAATGAACTTTGCTTCAATAATTCGCCCTTTACCGACAATATGTTGGCTGAGTAATTGCTTTTGCCCGTTATAGCCACCTTGATTGAGCACACTCGAGATTGTTTTTGGGATTATCTTAAAAGACCAAACCTGGCCAACTTCAACCTTTTCATATGCTTGCCAACTTAAGCGTAACCTTCGTTTAGGGCTGAAGATTAATTTTTTCTCATCGACTTCGATATCCAAACTTAGCCAGTCGCGGTTTTGAGAAACTAGTGATATGATTTCGCCCCGCACCTGAATAGGTTCTTGTGAGAATGGCCCTTGTGAAACGGGGACGCCCTGCCGAGATAACAATAAACAAAACCCTGTGAGCCACAGAACAGCAAGGAGCGCACCTGAGACAATAGGCGCTCTTCGAGTCAACACAATGGCCCCAAGGCAGAGAAAAGGGAGAGAAACCAGTGGCGGCAGCGATGGCCACAACATCGCTGACAATAAGGTGGCACTAAAGCCCAACATGAACCGATTCATAGTGAATTAAGTTAAGACAGCAAATTCATCCTATGCCAAAAAAATTATTAAAAAGAATTATGCCTAAGCCTGAAACCTTACGTGAGCATAAACACTTACGCATGTTCGGTAGCTTGTTACATAACCCAAATCTGTGGGCACTTAATCGTAAGTCAGCGCCCGGCGCCTTTGCCGTTGGGCTCTTTGTCGCTTGGCTCCCTCTGCCCTTTCAGATGATCCTCGCCGCAGCGCTAGCCATTATGTTTAATGTGAATATTCCAGTATCCGTTGCCTTAGTGTGGGTTACTAACCCCATCACCATGCCGGTAATGTTCTACGGCGCCTATCTTCTAGGGGCGAAAATTCTAGGCCATGCGCCGCAGGAATTTGCCTTTGAAGCAAGTTGGCATTGGATTGAATCCTCATTGGCAACCATTGGCCCTGCATTTTTACTGGGATGTCTGGTACTGGGAGTAGTATTTGCAGCCGTAGGATATTTAATGATCAGTAATATCTGGAAATACTCGATCATGTTTAAATGGCAAAAAAGAAAACAAAAATAAAATTTTTTATTAATGGCTTAACCATTTTTACCGATGCGTTAAGCCAATAATTCCCGCCCGCATCGTTATGTCTTAACTTACACCCAATTCATAAAAACAATATCTAGCGACTTTCTTGATTAATCGATGAACTCTGGTTTGCGATAGATTTTAATCTAAGCTGCTGAGATGCTTGCTATTGTTGTGAATAACATCACAGATGTCTGGCTCCTCAGCTCTCAGCTATACTCATTTTTACTGTTATTATTAATAAAAATAATGAGTAGGGAATCATCATGCCTTTTTATCGCCAGTATGGTGCCAAAGGTTTAAAAGCCGTTGAGCATTTTGTGTTAGTGATCATCGCCATTGCGACCGTTGTCGCTATCGGTCAGGAAATAGTCCATATCTTCGAAATGGGTAAAGTTGCCCTCGCCGATTTGCTATTGCTCTTCATCTACCTTGAAGTCCTAGCCATGGTCGGAAACTACGCCGAATCAGGGAAATTACCCGTGCGCATGCCAATTTATATTGGCATCGTCGCCCTCGCCCGTTACCTGATCTTAGACATGAAAAGCATGGACGATTGGCGAATTGTGGCAATTTCAGTCTCAACCCTTGTCCTTGCCAGCACAGTCATCGTTATCCGTTGGGGACAATTAAAAATGCCCTACCCTAAAAATCAAGAATACGATAACTAAGGCAATTATTGACTGCACACCAAGGCTTGAGCCTTGGTGCCTTAGAGTCTCTTTTTAAAATAATTATCAAAGACCTAGGATAAGGATTGGTATTCTGCTAAAAAGCAATTATGCTAGTTTCATTAAGATCAATTATTTAACAGGGCAATCGTGTTATGGGTGACCAACCAACGGAATTTGAAGAAAAACGCGGGTCGCTACGTGTGGATTTGGAAGCAGAACGCGTACTTTTACATTGGAACGATCAGACAGGCGTTAATCATACTGAAGAAGGGATTTGTATCGATTTATCCCGTAAAGGCGTTCTGTTCGAGTATAAAAAACCCTTCGCTCTGGGCGAATTAGTTAGCGTGACATTTAACCCCAACACAGAAACAGAAAACACCGTTAAAGGTCAGGTATGCCGCTGCTCTAAGCGTCACGATCTTAGCTACCATATTGCGATGCAACTGCTTTAATTTTTAACAAATTACGCAGGCTTGATGGGTCTGTCCTACACTAAATACATTGAATTTTCGCGAGGGTTATAACCATGATTTTGCTGGTAGGTGGAGAAAAAGGAGGAAGTGGCAAAAGTTGCCTCGCACAGAACATGGCTGTTTATATCAAACAGAAATTCGATGCCAATGTTCTGATGGTCGATT
This genomic window contains:
- a CDS encoding phosphate-starvation-inducible protein PsiE; protein product: MPFYRQYGAKGLKAVEHFVLVIIAIATVVAIGQEIVHIFEMGKVALADLLLLFIYLEVLAMVGNYAESGKLPVRMPIYIGIVALARYLILDMKSMDDWRIVAISVSTLVLASTVIVIRWGQLKMPYPKNQEYDN
- the msbA gene encoding lipid A export permease/ATP-binding protein MsbA — encoded protein: MTASPNDEMWVVFKRLLGYLKPMKGMFMLSVAGLIVYGLVDAAFISFIGPFIDKGFSSAPAISNGIALPANQGFSADNKVLLMAPLVVIGMFALRGFANFVSTYGISYMSSQLIMNMRQQVFEHYLRLPVSFMDKENTGNLISKVTFDTEQIARASGSALISIVRDGVTVIGMLALMFYNSWKLSLCILVIGPVMGLVITIVSRRFRKVSKQIQTAMGDVSAATEQMIKGHKNVLAFGGQETETARFAKVNDRNRHQNMKLAVAQAISQPLIMVIGSFALAFVLYAASFDGMKSELTAGTFATILGAMMAMLQPIKNLTRVNAEFQRGIAACTTVFELLDSSPESDTGTYSIERAQGNLRFSGVTFSYPGQERLALDNIDFEVTQGQTLALVGRSGSGKSTIASLVTRFYTGLESGDIKLDDVSIYDYSLKSLRNQVALVSQQVTLFNDTIANNIAYAYPGEVTREQIIEAATLAHAMEFIDQLPEGLDTQVGENGVLLSGGQRQRIAIARAMLRDAPVLILDEATSALDTESEKAIQQGLDNLRQNRTSLVIAHRLSTIENADQILVVEQGRIVERGNHKSLLEQGGMYAKLYQMQFGS
- a CDS encoding DUF2062 domain-containing protein, which produces MPKKLLKRIMPKPETLREHKHLRMFGSLLHNPNLWALNRKSAPGAFAVGLFVAWLPLPFQMILAAALAIMFNVNIPVSVALVWVTNPITMPVMFYGAYLLGAKILGHAPQEFAFEASWHWIESSLATIGPAFLLGCLVLGVVFAAVGYLMISNIWKYSIMFKWQKRKQK
- a CDS encoding DNA internalization-related competence protein ComEC/Rec2, whose protein sequence is MNRFMLGFSATLLSAMLWPSLPPLVSLPFLCLGAIVLTRRAPIVSGALLAVLWLTGFCLLLSRQGVPVSQGPFSQEPIQVRGEIISLVSQNRDWLSLDIEVDEKKLIFSPKRRLRLSWQAYEKVEVGQVWSFKIIPKTISSVLNQGGYNGQKQLLSQHIVGKGRIIEAKFIESRYSLRSHLIERLSPELSHLSQGDILLALLLGDKSLITQDKWQDLRQTGTGHLVAISGLHLSVVCAWFYAISFFSLCYFAPTFGRRNWAISVVFSGLAALLYAYLAGFGIPTQRAIVMILLIIFLSLFSRFSTTWDRLLFALFVVLLIDPLSCLSMGFWLSFCALCIIILTIDTPLMTKEITLSVTQESTLWGRLKPKLWQFWAIQWRLTLFLGVLQAILFGGVSIHSLWINLLVVPWFSFIVIPLAILSFVIWCIGLLISQSWLGLLQMADWTLKPYAYLLEHSADLPAYWQVTPDRLLGLTFLVILAGIVWRYLPRERQYWQWHMLMTLLLLPMGLYAGQWFQPRSYPWNVHLLDVGQGLAVVVEKDGRALIYDTGASYGEDFSYSERVIIPFLHYRGLNEIDYIFVSHSDNDHAGGASSLIERFPMATRISDVSSINAKPCHIKQKEWQSLKLHWVAQQHFSGNNSSCVLRIDDGRHSVLLTGDIEAQAEQALMALNESSVLKLESQLLIAPHHGSRTSSTQAFIQAVNPQIALFPAGLENRYGFPKADVLNRYQALGIDTFTTGITGQISVTIDENGPIVKTYRQDLAPFWYNRLFRFGDLINPE
- a CDS encoding PilZ domain-containing protein, whose amino-acid sequence is MGDQPTEFEEKRGSLRVDLEAERVLLHWNDQTGVNHTEEGICIDLSRKGVLFEYKKPFALGELVSVTFNPNTETENTVKGQVCRCSKRHDLSYHIAMQLL